The Pantoea vagans genome contains the following window.
ATCATTCAGTTCGCCATGGGTATCTGGCTGTTAATTTCCAGCGCGCTGGATCTGGGCTTCCTGTCACTGGTGCTGGGCGTCGCGATGTTTATCGGTTGTGTCTCGACCGTTTCGTCCAATGCCATGGCGGTAATACTGGATGAGTTCCCGCATATGGCGGGCACGGCCTCTTCGCTGGCCGGCACATTACGCTTCGGCGTAGGTGCTCTGGTGGGTGCACTGCTGTCACTGGTCAGTATTAACAGTGCCTGGCCGATGGTGGCAACCATTGCGCTGTGCGCTACGGTGTCCATCGTGCTGTTCAGTTACGCCTCACGTCCACGCCACGCATAATCTTGTAGCGGCGCAATAAATTGCTCCGCTACTGATTTATGACTGACATCTTCAAACACAACACTCCCCCGCAAATTCGCGAATCCCCACATATTCGTTATGCTTAATGTTTCCATAATGTGAAAATTAAGAGATAAAAAAGTAACGACATTGCGTCTAAAATGATTGTTAACTGCCGCCGAACAGGGTACACATAGGCATAAATGCGAGAAGACTCGCAAATAATAACTTTGCTACATGCTTTGTGCTTAAAACGAGAAGGCAAACCTTGACGTCCGTATTCTGAGCTAACCAGGAAAGGATTCACGCGTTACCGCCGTCGTCGTGAATATGAGTTAACGTCTCTGGGGACCGTACTTATGCTACAACTTTCGGTTATGCATCGCTTACCGCAACACTATCGCTGGTCGTCAGATCATGCGGGTGAAATTGAGTGTCAGGAAGCGGCAAACGGTGTGCACGATGAAGATTTAGTGGTACTCCGCCTGCTCAGCCATGATGGCCATCTCGCGCTGGAGATTCTGCACCAGTTGCAAGAAACACTGGCGCAGATTCAGGTGGAATGCAAAATTGCCAGGTGTGAAGGGCAGCCGTGTCTGCTGATTCAGCGCGGTGATGAAAGCGCCACCAACTGCTGCCTGAAAAATCAGGGCGTTGCGATAGCTGAAACTTTTGAAGGTCATTAACTCAAGGGCTGACCTTGCGCTGAAGCCAGCAACTGACGGGTATAATCGGTGGCTGGCGCGCTAAACAGTGCCTCGCATTCTCCCTGTTCCACCACCTCTCCCTGACGCAACACGATCAGCTGGTGACAGAGTCCTCGCACCACCTGCAAATCATGGCTGATAAACAGATAGGCCAGCTGATGCTGTTGCTGCAAACGACGTAGCAGTGTGAGAATTTGCTTCTGCACTGAGCGATCGAGTGATGAAGTGGGTTCATCCAGTACGATCAACTGTGGCTCTAAAATTAGCGCGCGCGCAATCGCGATACGCTGGCGCTGGCCGCCGGAAAACTCTGCGGGATAGCGCGAACGGCTTTCGGCATCCAGTCCCACTTCCTCCATCACCGCAATCACTTTCGCTTCCTGTTCGGCAGCACTCAGCTCTGGTCGATGGACGGCCAACCCTTCGGCAATCACCTGCTGCACCGTCATGCGTGGATTCAGTGAAGAGTTCGGATCCTGAAACACCACCTGAATCTTCGGGCGCAGCGGCATCAGTTGCTTGCGCGTCAGCGTATGCAGAGGCTGATCGTCAAACCAAATCTCGCCGCGGGCGGCGATCAAACGCAGCAGTGCCAGGCCAGTGGTACTTTTGCCGGAGCCTGATTCACCGACCAGGCCGAGGCTTTCACCCCGGCGAAGCGTGAAGCTCAAATCCTGTAGCGCCGTCTTTTCCGCCACTGCCCGCTTGAACAATCCGCGGCGAATGGGAAAGCCCACATGCAGATTTTTAACCTGCAACAGCGGTTGCGGATTCCTGAGGGGAACCGGTTGACCATCGGGTTCGGCAGCCAAGAGTTCGCGGGTATAAGGATGAGTCGGCAGGCTGAAAAGCGCGTCGCAGCGGTTGTGTTCGACTTCTCGCCCATTGCGCATCACCGTCACACGATGCGCCAACTGGCGCACAATATTCAGATTATGGGTGATAAACAGCATGCCCATATTCAGCTCTCGCTGCAGTTCTCGCAGCAGTTGCAGAATCTGCGCCTGTACCGTGACGTCGAGCGCGGTGGTGGGTTCATCGGCAATCAGCAACTTGGGCTGCATCAGCAGCGCCATGGCGATCATCACGCGCTGACGTTCGCCACCAGAGAGTTGATGGGGGAAATCCTGCAGCCGAGACGCGGCCTGGCGAATCCCCACGCGATCCAGGCAACTGAGAATTTCACCGCGCGCGGCCTCTTTGCGCATTCCCCGATGCTGAGACAGCACCTCATACAGCTGTTTCTCAACGTTATGCAGCGGGTTAAGCGAGACCATCGGCTCCTGGAAAATCATCGCCATTTGGTTGCCACGCAAGCCGCGCATCTCGCGTTCACTGGCCTGCAGGATGTTCTGTCCATTAAACACAACTTCGCCCTGCGGATAGGTCACGGGTGGCTGAGGTAACAAGCGCATGATCGACAGGGCAGTCACGCTTTTGCCCGATCCTGATTCGCCGACCAATGCCAGGGTTTCACCCGCATCAATGTGCAGTGAGATATCTTCCACCACGCGGCGTTGATTAAACGCCACGGCCAGATGATTAACGGTCAGTAAGCTCATTTAACGTCCCCGACTTGGATCAAAGGCATCGCGTACCGCTTCACCTATAAAGATCAGCAGTGATAGCAGCAGGGCGAGTGCGAAGAAGCCAGAAAGCCCCAGCCAGGGTGCTTGCAGATTATTTTTGCCTTGCAGTAACAGCTCACCCAACGACGGTGATCCCACCGGAAGGCCAAAACCGAGGAAATCCAGGGATGTCAGCGTGGTGATCGAACCACACAAAATAAAGGGCAGGAAAGTCAGCGTGGCCACCATCGCATTGGGCAACATATGCCGCAGCATGATGCGTCCATCGCTGACCCCCAGCGCCTGCGCGGCACGAATGTAATCAAAGTTACGCGTGCGTAGAAATTCCGCGCGTACCACGCTGACCAGGCTCATCCAGCCAAAGATCACTGTCACCAGCAACAGCCACCAGAAACCGGGCTGGATGACGCTGGAGAGCAAAATGAGCAGGAATAGAGAGGGCATACCGGACCAGACTTCAATCAGACGCTGCCCCACTAAATCAACGCGGCCGCCGAAGTAACCCTGCACCGCACCGACCACAATGCCAATCACACTGGAAAACAGCGTCAGCAGAATACCGAATAGCAAGGATACGCGTGTACCGTAGAGCAGACGTGCCAGCACATCACCGCCGTTGGCATCGGTGCCGAGCCAGTTCTGTTTCGATGGCGGAGAAGGGAAGGGCACATCGGTGGCGAAATTGATGGTGCTGTCACTAAAGCGAATCGGCGCCCACAGTGCCCAACCCTGGCGGTCAATCCGCTGCTTGAGCCAGGGGTCTTGATAATCTGCGGGCGTCGCAAAGTCACCGCCAAAATCACTTTCACTGTAGTTAAACAGCAGTGGCATATACCAGCGCTGCTGATATTGCACGATCAAAGGTTTGTCGTTGGCCAGTAACTCCGCACCCAGCGACAGCACGAAAATCACCAGAAAAATCCACAACGACCAGTAGCCACGGCGGTTGTGACGAAAGCGCTGCCAGCGCTGTTGGTTAATAAGCGATATGGCCATCAGCGTCCCTCAAAATCGATGCGCGGATCGACCAGCGTGTAAGTCAGATCGCTGAGAATATTCATCAGCAACCCAATCAGCGTAAAGATATACAAGGTGCCAAACATCACCGGATAGTCGCGCTGAATGGTGGCGTCGTAGCCCAGCAGACCTAATCCATTCAGCGAGAACATCACCTCAATCAGCACGGAACTGGTGAAAAACATGCTGATAAAGGTGGCGGGAAAACCAGCAATCACTAACAGCATGGCGTTGCGGAAGACGTGTCCATACAAAATGCGTTTCTCATCCACTCCTTTCGCTCGTGCTGTCACAACATATTGCTTGCGGATCTCATCGAGGAAGGAGTTTTTGGTCAACATGGTCAGCGTGGCAAAGCCACCAATCACCGTTGCAAATACTGGCAGCGTGATGTGCCACAGATAATCACCGACTTTACCGTACCAGGGCAGGGTATCGAATTGGGGTGACGTCAGGCCACGCAGCGGGAACCAGTCTAAATAGCTGCCACCGGCAAACAGCACAATCAGCATGATGCCAAACAGGAAGGCGGGAATGGAGTAGCCAATGATAATGAAGGTGCTGCTCCAGATGTCGAAAGCGCTGCCGTTGCGCACCGCTTTTTTGATGCCAAGCGGGATAGACACCAGATAGATGATCAGTGTGCTCCACAGACCGAGGCTGATGGAAACCGGCAAACTCTCTTTGATCAGTTGCAGCACCGAAGCACTGCGGAACAGGCTGTCGCCGAAATCAAAACGCAGGTAATTCCACAGCATCTCGCCGTAGCGCT
Protein-coding sequences here:
- the yejF gene encoding microcin C ABC transporter ATP-binding protein YejF; the protein is MSLLTVNHLAVAFNQRRVVEDISLHIDAGETLALVGESGSGKSVTALSIMRLLPQPPVTYPQGEVVFNGQNILQASEREMRGLRGNQMAMIFQEPMVSLNPLHNVEKQLYEVLSQHRGMRKEAARGEILSCLDRVGIRQAASRLQDFPHQLSGGERQRVMIAMALLMQPKLLIADEPTTALDVTVQAQILQLLRELQRELNMGMLFITHNLNIVRQLAHRVTVMRNGREVEHNRCDALFSLPTHPYTRELLAAEPDGQPVPLRNPQPLLQVKNLHVGFPIRRGLFKRAVAEKTALQDLSFTLRRGESLGLVGESGSGKSTTGLALLRLIAARGEIWFDDQPLHTLTRKQLMPLRPKIQVVFQDPNSSLNPRMTVQQVIAEGLAVHRPELSAAEQEAKVIAVMEEVGLDAESRSRYPAEFSGGQRQRIAIARALILEPQLIVLDEPTSSLDRSVQKQILTLLRRLQQQHQLAYLFISHDLQVVRGLCHQLIVLRQGEVVEQGECEALFSAPATDYTRQLLASAQGQPLS
- a CDS encoding ABC transporter permease — protein: MAISLINQQRWQRFRHNRRGYWSLWIFLVIFVLSLGAELLANDKPLIVQYQQRWYMPLLFNYSESDFGGDFATPADYQDPWLKQRIDRQGWALWAPIRFSDSTINFATDVPFPSPPSKQNWLGTDANGGDVLARLLYGTRVSLLFGILLTLFSSVIGIVVGAVQGYFGGRVDLVGQRLIEVWSGMPSLFLLILLSSVIQPGFWWLLLVTVIFGWMSLVSVVRAEFLRTRNFDYIRAAQALGVSDGRIMLRHMLPNAMVATLTFLPFILCGSITTLTSLDFLGFGLPVGSPSLGELLLQGKNNLQAPWLGLSGFFALALLLSLLIFIGEAVRDAFDPSRGR
- a CDS encoding microcin C ABC transporter permease YejB; this encodes MGSYFLRRLLLIIPTLWAIITLNFFIVQIAPGGPVDQALANAQFGHSTGFSASGGADSGGRGALVRDNPGDSQYRGARGLDPEVIAEIKHRYGFDKPLLQRYGEMLWNYLRFDFGDSLFRSASVLQLIKESLPVSISLGLWSTLIIYLVSIPLGIKKAVRNGSAFDIWSSTFIIIGYSIPAFLFGIMLIVLFAGGSYLDWFPLRGLTSPQFDTLPWYGKVGDYLWHITLPVFATVIGGFATLTMLTKNSFLDEIRKQYVVTARAKGVDEKRILYGHVFRNAMLLVIAGFPATFISMFFTSSVLIEVMFSLNGLGLLGYDATIQRDYPVMFGTLYIFTLIGLLMNILSDLTYTLVDPRIDFEGR